One Solea senegalensis isolate Sse05_10M linkage group LG13, IFAPA_SoseM_1, whole genome shotgun sequence DNA segment encodes these proteins:
- the rxfp2a gene encoding relaxin receptor 2a, with translation MSRQNLSSNRIRELPKNTFKNLSKSLLKLNVSYNPLLRIHPSHFNHLTHLQSLALEGIEIPDIQTKMFLPMENLSHIYFTKFQYCSYAPHVRSCKPNTDGISSFEDLLANIVLRVSVWVMAFITCFGNLLVIGMRSLIRAENNLHAACIKVLCCADCLMGVYLFFVGVFDVKFRGQYNRNALLWMESVECRTIGFLAMLSSEVSVLLLTYLTLEKFLVIVFPFSNLRPGKLQTGVVLASIWLLGFIIAAVPLMNEDVFGNYYGRNGVCFPLHSDRQENPTAKGYSTGIFLGLNLVAFLVIVFSYSSMFFSIYKTGINATDLRSRLHKDVAVANRFFFIVFSDALCWIPIFLVKILSLLKVEIPGTISSWVVIFILPINSALNPILYTLTTSFFREQVELLLCRWQRRHILKKDRKSLTSSTIFMETARPPCYQQPGYFQRVSLNGADPRYA, from the exons AAATGTCTCCTACAATCCTCTTCTCCGCATTCACCCGAGCCACTTCAACCATCTGACACATCTTCagtcttt gGCGCTAGAAGGAATAGAAATCCCGGATATTCAGACTAAGATGTTTCTCCCTATGGAGAACCTGTCCCACAT ATACTTTACAAAGTTCCAGTACTGCTCGTACGCGCCACACGTCAGGTCCTGTAAGCCCAACACAGACGGTATATCTTCCTTTGAGGACCTGCTGGCTAACATAGTGCTGCGAGTGTCCGTCTGGGTCATGGCCTTCATTACGTGCTTTGGCAACCTCTTAGTCATCGGCATGAGGTCACTGATCCGAGCGGAGAACAATCTGCATGCTGCCTGCATCAAGGTCCTGTGCT GTGCAGACTGCCTCATGGGCGTGTATCTTTTCTTTGTCGGAGTGTTCGATGTGAAGTTTCGTGGGCAGTACAACCGCAACGCTCTGCTCTGGATGGAGAGCGTGGAGTGTCGGACCATCGGATTCCTCGCCATGCTCTCGTCAGAG GTGTCTGTTCTCCTCCTGACCTATCTGACTCTGGAAAAGTTCTTGGTTATTGTCTTTCCCTTCAGCAACCTACGCCCAGGAAAACTTCAGACGGGG GTGGTGCTGGCCTCTATCTGGCTACTGGGGTTCATTATTGCTGCCGTGCCTCTCATGAATGAGGACGTGTTTGGAAACTATTATGGACGCAACGGAGTCTGCTTCCCCCTGCACTCTGACAGGCAAGAAAACCCTACTGCCAAAGGATATTCCACAGGGATTTTTCTGG GTCTGAACCTGGTGGCGTTCCTGGTGATCGTCTTCTCCTACTCCAGCATGTTCTTCTCCATCTACAAAACGGGCATTAACGCCACAGACCTGAGAAGCAGGCTGCACAAAGATGTGGCCGTGGCCAACAGGTTCTTCTTCATCGTGTTCTCTgacgccctctgctggattccCATATTCTTGGTCAAAATCCTCTCACTGTTGAAGGTGGAGATACCTG GGACCATCTCCAGCTGGGTCGTCATCTTCATCCTGCCCATCAACAGTGCCCTGAACCCCATCCTTTACACGTTGACCACCAGCTTCTTCAGGGAGCAGGTGGAACTCTTACTCTGCCGCTGGCAGAGGAGACACATCTTGAAAAAGGACCGCAAAAGCCTCACTTCCTCCACAATCTTCATGGAGACGGCGCGGCCTCCCTGCTACCAGCAGCCGGGCTACTTCCAGCGGGTGTCGCTCAACGGCGCGGATCCTCGCTATGCCTGA